From Penicillium psychrofluorescens genome assembly, chromosome: 1, one genomic window encodes:
- a CDS encoding uncharacterized protein (ID:PFLUO_001334-T1.cds;~source:funannotate), producing MFASLLDAVKVPPPSEGVQQRRPRYAGEDTTSTSRREILGWYAYGMAAEVFAVCGVGSFLPITLEQLAREHGTLQTSHLPCVGDRTANNGTQPGENEQCLVGLLGLQMNTASFAMYTFSLAVLVQALTLISFSALADYENNRKTLLMIFGFIGSATSMLFIFIAPPVFFLAPIVVVIGVTCLGSSFVVLNSYLPVLVANDPSIQETKKEEGEELSELHRNEDASGWNSWGDEEDSLDGVAEDHQDPHAPNSSSPELQLSTQISSKGVGLGYSAAVFVQCLSILLLVTLSKTPLAKASGTLPLRFVLLLVGIWWCAFTFVARRLLRPRPGPALSTSTPNGSRSRWRVWLRLMGFAWKSLWRTVKVAMQLREVLLFLVAWFLLSDAMATVSGTAILFARTELKMSTTAVGLLSITATLSGMTGAFLWPHVSRRFGLEPNHTIILCIALFEIIPLYGMLAYIPFIKNWGVIGLQQPWEIFPLAIVHGTVSGGLASYCRSFFGLLIPPGSEAAFYALYAATDKGSSFIGPAIVGMLIDTTGQVRSGFFFIAVLIVLPIPLVWMVNADKGRREAVAMAQSLDTSHGGPAGDVQEAEGLLARHE from the exons CGCCTCGCTGCTGGACGCGGTCAAGGTTCCTCCGCCCTCCGAGGGCGTTCAACAGCGACGTCCGCGCTATGCGGGCGAGGACACTACGTCGACGAGCCGCCGTGAGATCCTGGGCTGGTATGCCTAcgggatggcggcggaggtctTCGCGGTTTGCGGTGTAG GCTCATTTCTGCCCATCaccctcgagcagctggccCGTGAGCACGGCACTTTGCAGACGAGCCACCTGCCCTGTGTCGGCGACCGTACCGCAAACAATGGCACGCAGCCTGGAGAGAATGAGCAGTGCCTGGTTGGCCTGCTGGGGCTTCAGATGAACACCGCGAGCTTCGCCATGTATACCTTCTCGTTGGCGGTGCTTGTCCAAGCTTTGACATTGATATCGTTCAGTGCCTTGGCGGACTACG AGAACAATCGCAAGACGCTGCTCATGATATTCGGGTTCATCGGCTCCGCCACCAGCATGCTATTCATCTTCATCGCGCCGCCTGTGTTCTTCCTCGCTCCAATCGTGGTGGTTATCGGTGTGACCTGCCTCGGGTCGTCATTCGTGGTGCTGAACTCTTACCTCCCCGTCCTGGTCGCCAACGACCCGTCCATCCAAGAGAccaaaaaggaagagggcgaggagttATCGGAGTTGCATCGGAACGAGGATGCTTCCGGTTGGAATTCATggggtgacgaggaagataGTTTGGATGGCGTGGCGGAGGATCACCAAGATCCCCATGCCCCGAATTCATCATCGCCAGAGCTTCAACTATCGACCCAGATCTCATCGAAGGGAGTTGGTCTAGGGTACTCGGCTGCGGTATTCGTACAGTGTCTCAGtatcctgctgctggtcactCTCTCAAAGACACCCCTGGCAAAGGCGTCCGGGACGCTTCCACTCCGGTTTGTGTTGCTGCTAGTAGGGATCTGGTGGTGCGCGTTCACCTTCGTCGCTCGTCGATTGCTACGCCCTCGGCCGGGCCCAGCGCTGAGTACATCCACGCCAAATGGATCTCGCAGTCGCTGGCGGGTGTGGTTGCGGCTGATGGGATTTGCGTGGAAGTCCTTGTGGCGAACAGTAAAAGTGGCCATGCAGCTGCGCGAAGTGCTTCTCTTTTTGGTCGCATGGTTCCTTTTGTCTGATGCGATGGCCACCGTCTCCGGCACGGCGATTCTTTTCGCTCGGACAGAATTGAAGATGAGTACGACGGCGGTCGGGCTGCTTTCAATCACCGCCACTCTATCGGGCATGACCGGCGCCTTCCTGTGGCCGCACGTGTCCCGTCGTTTCGGACTAGAACCCAACCACACCATCATCCTCTGCATCGCGTTGTTCGAGATTATCCCCCTCTACGGAATGCTTGCCTACATCCCATTCATCAAGAACTGGGGCGTCATTGGACTACAACAGCCGTGGGAGATCTTCCCCCTCGCGATTGTACACGGAACTGTGTCTGGCGGTCTTGCATCATACTGTCGCTCCTTTTTCGGTCTTTTGATCCCACCCGGCAGTGAGGCGGCGTTTTATGCCCTCTACGCGGCCACCGACAAGGGAAGCTCGTTTATCGGCCCTGCCATCGTTGGGATGCTCATTGACACGACCGGCCAGGTGCGGTCtgggttcttcttcatcgcGGTTCTGATTGTATTACCGATCCCTCTCGTCTGGATGGTGAATGCCGATAAAGGCCGTCGCGAGGCCGTGGCTATGGCCCAGTCCCTCGATACTTCTCACGGGGGACCTGCAGGGGATGTCCAGGAGGCGGAAGGGCTCTTGGCCCGTCATGAATAG
- a CDS encoding uncharacterized protein (ID:PFLUO_001333-T1.cds;~source:funannotate) produces MATPIETEIALEKAAAHHVEDTLGHGAVIEAKQATDEEHAQTVWQAISQNRKAVAWSVMISMSIIMEGYDTILMGNFFAYPTFTHKYGQDYGGKTGWQVSAPWQSGLNMASTVGAVFGGIMNGYFASKFGYRSVMIVSLGFLTAFIFIPFFANSAAVLLVGQILCGLSWGVFATVGPAYASEVCPTNLRGYLTIYVNMCWAIGQMIASGVLYGLVNLTSQWSYRIPFALQWIWPVPLMVVCWLAPESPWYYVRKDRLEDAKRSLRRLAGGKTEEQINGQLAMMVHTAKLEFEIEAGTSYLDCFKGVDLRRTEICCVTFLGQILSGSSFAYTPTYFFEQAGMNTSRSFQLGVGCTAVGLVGTALSWVLISNFGRRTLYVWGQGSLFVLLFLVGIISAASRSTGAMWAQAALCMCWLLVYSLTVGPIAYAIVSEISSVRLRPLTICLARTAYQLVNVISQVLEPYFMNPTAWNESGKTGFFWGATALCAFIWAFFRLPEPSGRTYAELDVLFATKVPARKFASTPIDVYAVGQSTSQEGLVREEAVQEIKE; encoded by the exons ATGGCGACCCCTATCGAAACCGAGAttgcgctggagaaggctgcCGCCCATCATGTTGAGGATACACTTGGCCACGGAGCAGTTATCGAAGCCAAGCAGGCTACCGATGAGGAGCACGCCCAAACGGTATGGCAGGCCATCAGTCAGAACCGCAAAGCCGTGGCGTGGTCCGTCATGATCTCCATGTCGATCATCATGGAGGGCTACGACACCATCCTCATGGGCAACTTCTTCGCTTATCCCACGTTCACACACAAGTATGGTCAAGACTATGGCGGGAAAACTGGGTGGCAGGTGTCTGCCCCTTGGCAGTCAGGCTTGAACATGGCAAGTACTGTCGGTGCTGTTTTCG GTGGAATTATGAATGGATATTTTGCGTCTAAATTTGGATACCGCTCCGTCATGATAGTTTCTTTGGGTTTCCTGACAGCGTTCATCTTCATCCCTTTCTTTGCAAACTCGGCGGctgtccttcttgtcggtcAGATCTTGTGTGGGCTCTCATGGGGGGTGTTCGCGACAGTTGGCCCGGCCTACGCCTCTGAAGTCTGTCCGACCAACCTGCGCGGTTACCTGACCATATATGTTAACATGTGCTGGGCTATCGGCCAGATGATAGCCTCTGGAGTGTTGTATGGCCTGGTCAACCTGACAAGCCAGTGGTCATATCGGATTCCGTTTGCATTGCAATGGATCTGGCCTGTTCCCTTGATGGTTGTCTGCTGGCTAGCTCCAGAGAGCCCTTGGTACTATGTCCGGAAAGACCGCTTGGAAGACGCCAAACGCAGTCTCCGGCGCCTGGCTGGTGGTAAGACGGAGGAACAAATCAACGGCCagctggccatgatggtACATACTGCAAAGCTCGAGTTCGAAATTGAGGCAGGCACCAGTTACCTCGATTGCTTCAAGGGCGTAGATCTTCGCCGGACCGAGATCTGCTGCGTCACCTTTTTGGGACAGATTCTCTCGGGCAGCTCGTTCGCCTACACCCCGACCTATTTCTTCGAGCAAGCTGGCATGAACACCAGCCGATCATTCCAGCTAGGCGTCGGATGTACGGCTGTGGGCTTGGTTGGGACTGCCCTCTCCTGGGTTCTGATTTCCAACTTCGGACGTCGCACCCTGTACGTCTGGGGCCAGGGGTCCCTGTTcgttcttttgtttctggtcGGCATTATCAGTGCGGCATCGCGAAGCACCGGAGCCATGTGGGCTCAGGCAGCACTTTGCATGTGCTGGCTGCTCGTGTACTCCTTGACTGTTGGGCCAATTGCTTATGCCATTGTCTCGGAGATTTCTTCTGTCCGTCTGAGGCCGTTGACAATCTGCCTGGCGCGCACAGCCTATCAATTAGTCAACGTCATATCGCAGGTGCTTGAGCCGTACTTCATGAATCCCACGGCATGGAACGAATCCGGGAAGACGGGCTTCTTTTGGGGTGCGACGGCGCTCTGTGCCTTCATCTGGGCTTTCTTCCGGCTACCAGAGCCCAGTGGCCGCACGTATGCGGAACTGGATGTCTTGTTCGCCACCAAAGTTCCAGCGCGCAAATTCGCTTCAACCCCGATCGATGTGTATGCCGTCGGGCAATCCACTTCACAGGAAGGGCTAGTCCGCGAGGAGGCGGTGCAGGAAATTAAGGAGTGA